A segment of the Bacteroides intestinalis DSM 17393 genome:
GCGTAGTAAAGAATCAGGGACGCCGTGGCTATGGTAAGTATATCGTTATTCGTCATGACAATGGACTGGAAACTGTTTACGGACACTTGTCCAAACAGATCGTAGAAATTAATCAATTGGTTAAAGCCGGAGAACCTATCGCTTTAGGTGGCAATACCGGACGTTCTACCGGTTCGCATCTTCACTTTGAAACCCGCTTTTTAGGAATTCCTATTAACCCCGCTTTAATGTTCGACTTTGAAAAGCAAGATATTGTTGCTGATCATTATACTTTCACTAAGACCAAGACTTCAAAAGGAACTGCTCGCAGCATGGCTTCCGGTGAAGGTTTGTTCTATAAAGTGAAGAGTGGCGATACATTGTCTAAGATTGCATCCCGTCAGGGAGTATCTATTGACAAGCTCTGTCAGTTGAATCGCATTACACGGAAAACAATCTTACGTCCGGGACAGGTATTACGTTGTTCGTAAGATATCAATAAACCCATAAAGAAGAGGGCACTTTAATATAATTTAGAGTGCCCTCTTTTCTTTTTTCTTTAATTATTCCTACCTTTGCAACCAATTTGTAAGGAAATGAAAGATACCAAACAACAATTTGAGCATGTCATTGCCATCTGTCGTGATTTGTTCTCCAAGAAACTACATGATTACGGTCCGGCATGGCGTATTCTCCGTCCGGCCTCCGTGACTGACCAGATATTCATTAAAGCCAATCGTATCAGGAGTATTGAAACCAAAGGAGTGACGTTGGTGGACGAAGGAATACGTTCCGAGTTCATTGCGATAGTCAACTATGGCATTGTCGGATTGATACAGCTGGAACTGGGATATGCGGAATCAGCCGATATCACGAATGAAGAAGCAATGGCGTTGTATGACAAATATGCTAAAACTTCATTGGATTTGATGCTTGCTAAGAATCATGATTACGATGAGGCATGGCGCAGCATGCGTGTCAGTTCATACACTGATCTGATATTGATGAAAATCTACCGTACGAAACAGATTGAAAGCCTGTCAGGACAGACTTTGGTTTCGGAAGGAGTGGATGCTAATTATATGGACATGATTAATTATTCCGTATTCGGTTTGATTAAGATTGAATTTGGAGACTAAGCAGAAACATATAATCTGGAAGAGCTGGGTGAATGTTTGCCGTTTTTTATTGGCGGCGGTATTCATCTTTTCCGGCTTTGTGAAGGCAGTCGATCCGTTAGGCTCTTTTTATAAGATTCAGGATTATCTGACGGCTTTCGGAATGGCCGCGTGGTTTCCTACATATTTGCAACTACTGTTTGCCATCGTATTGTCGGCGTTGGAATTCTCAGTGGGGGTATTCCTGTTCTTCGGTATACGGCGGAGGTTTGCTACGACTTTGGCACTGTTGTTGATGATCGTGATGACACCGCTGACACTGTATCTGGCATTAGCGAACCCGGTGTCCGATTGCGGTTGTTTCGGTGATGCATGGGTGTTGACAAACTGGGAAACGTTTGGCAAGAATGTAGTATTGTTTATTGCAGCTGTATCTGTTTTCAAAGGTGGAAAACAAATCATCCGCTTTATTACGGCAAAGATGGCATGGATGGTTTCCATGTACACATTCTTTTTCGTGTTTGTGCTTTCATTCTATTGCCTAGACAATCTGCCCATTCTGGATTTTCGTCCTTACAAGATCGGAAAGAATATCAAAGAAGGCATGGAAATACCCGAAGGAGCAAAACCCAGTGTGTTTGAGAGCAAGTTTATTCTGGAGAAAGATGGAAAAAAGCAGGAATTTACACTGGATAATTACCCGGATAGCACATGGACGTTTGTTGAAACACGTACGGTGTTGAAGGAAAAAGGATACGAGCCTCCGATTCACGACTTTTCTATTGTAAGTCTGGAAACCGGAGAGGATCTGACCGATAGCATTTTATCAGATAAGGGGTATACATTCCTGTTAGTAGCTCATCGTATTGAAAAAGCTGACGATAGCAATATAGATCTTATTAACGAGATCTATGATTATAGTGTGGAGCATGGTTACGGCTTTTATGCCCTGACTTCTTCGCCGGAGGAACAAATAGAGTTGTGGCGTGACAAGACCGGTGCAGAATATCCTTTCTGCCAGATGGATGACATCACTTTGAAGACCATTATTCGTTCCAATCCCGGACTGATGCTGATAAAGGATGGCGTTATTCTGAATAAGTGGAGTGATAACAGTTTACCGGATGAATATGTGTTGACGGATAGCTTGGATAAACTGGAACTCGGTCAGCAGAAACAAGAAAGTGATTTGCGCACGATTGGTTACGTTCTTTTGTGGTTTATCATTCCGTTGCTGATGGTTATCGGCGTGGATATTCTGGTTGTGAAGCGCAGGGAAAGAAAGAGAGAGAAAAATAAAGAGCTTCCTCAGCCATAAATCACAAATTATAAATAGTAAATACATTAACCCTTTTAATAAATAAAAAACAAAATGAGAAAAAACATTGTTGCAGGAAACTGGAAAATGAACAAAACCCTTCAGGAGGGTATTGCTCTTGCAAAAGAACTGAATGAAGTATTGGCTAACGAAAAGCCTAACTGTGATGTAATCATCTGTACTCCTTTTATCCATCTGGCATCGGTTACTCCGTTGGTAGACCCCGCTAAGATTGGCGTAGGTGCTGAAAACTGTGCTGACAAAGAATCAGGTGCTTACACTGGTGAAGTTTCAGCTGCTATGGTTGCTTCTACAGGTGCTAAATATGTAATCCTGGGTCACTCAGAACGTCGTGCTTACTATGGCGAAACAGTTGCCATCTTGGAAGAAAAAGTAAAATTGGCTTTGGCTAACGGCCTGACTCCGATCTTCTGTATCGGTGAGGTGCTGGAAGAACGCGAGGCTAACAAGCAGAATGAAGTAGTTGCCGCTCAGTTGGCTTCTGTATTCTCTCTGTCTGCTGAAGATTTCTCTAAGATCGTATTGGCTTACGAACCGGTTTGGGCTATCGGTACAGGTAAAACTGCTACTCCCGACCAAGCTCAGGAAATCCACGCTTTCATCCGTTCACTGATTGCTGACAAGTATGGTAAGGAAGTTGCTGACAACTGTTCTATCCTTTACGGTGGTAGCGCTAAACCGTCTAACGCAAAGGAATTGTTTGCTAATCCTGACGTTGATGGTGGCTTGATCGGTGGTGCAGCTCTGAAGGCAGCAGACTTCAAAGGTATCATTGATGCTTTTAACTAATAGATAATGGAAGACTGATAATTGATAACCGGTGAAGTGCCGTTTGTCGGTTATCAGTCTCTATAATCATATTATCAACCGTCTATTATTTTATTATTCATTATGAAGAAGCTTGGTTTACTTTTAATTGCATGCTTTGCTTTCGCCGCTTTTGCTTCGGCGCAGAATAACATTGTGAAGAGTCTGGAACGCAATGTGCCGGGACAGGGTAAGGTAACCATCCATCAGGATGCCCGCATCGAGGCCTTGATAGGTCAGGAATATATCCCCAATGGAACGGAAAACAGAGTGCTTAAAAGTCAGGGTTACCGCGTACAGGTGTATGCCGGAAACAATACCAGTAGAGCCAAGAATGAAGCTCACTCAGTGGGCTCACGAATCAAAGAATATTTCCCGGAGCTTTCTGTTTATACCTCTTTCCACTCTCCCCGCTGGCTGTGCCGTGTAGGAGACTTCCGCAGTATTGAAGAAGCGGATGCCATGATGCGCCAGTTGCGTGCTACAGGCGTATTCAAAGAAGTTTCTATTGTGAAAGAGCAGATAAACATACCGCTTTAAGTTTATAAGTTGTTCAGTTTTTGAGTTATACTGAAACTCGGAAACTTAAAACTCAAATATATGTTAGGAAAAGAAGAAATCGTATCTCCTGCACTGGATGAACTGAAAGAACACTATCAGCGTATTATAACTTTATTGGGCGAAGATGCCGAACGCGAAGGACTACTGAAAACCCCCGAACGTGTAGCGAAAGCTATGCTGAGTTTGACAAAAGGCTATTTCATGGACCCGCATGAAGTGCTCCGCTCTGCCAAGTTCAAGGAAGAATACAGTCAGATGGTGATTGTGAAAGACATTGATTTCTTCTCACTTTGCGAACACCACATGCTTCCGTTCTACGGAAAAGCACACGTGGCCTATATCCCCAACGGTTACATTACGGGGCTGAGCAAGATTGCCCGTGTAGTGGATATCTTCTCCCACCGTCTTCAGGTGCAGGAACGCATGACGCTCCAGATTAAAGAATGCATCCAGGAAACACTGAATCCCTTGGGCGTAATGGTGGTTGTGGAAGCCAAGCACATGTGTATGCAGATGCGTGGGGTTGAAAAACAGAATTCCATAACGACCACTTCCGATTTTACAGGTGCTTTCAATCAGGCAAAGACCCGTGAAGAGTTTATGAACCTCATTCGTCAGAATTCATTCACATAACAATCCCATACCTTATTTCATGAAAGGAAACTGCAGTTCCCATGAAAGGAAACGCGCGTTCCCTTTAGGGGGAAACTATCGTTTCTGTATGAGGAAACTGTCGTTCCCATTAGGGGGAACTGTCGTTTCTGCATAAGGAAACTATCGTTCTCATTAAGAGTAAGGTGATTTAACCGAGTACAACTCTGTCTCCCAATCGTTTGGCCATAATACTTTTGATCTCACGCAGTTCTGAGTAGCGTTTCATGATAGAGGTGCATTGTTCTTCATCATTGGCTACGGCAGGATCTTGCAAGGCATACATCATGTGTTTCATTTCTTCACTGATGATGGCGAACTTGAAATTAATCATGAGCGTAGGCACCAATTCGAATAGGCGTTCCTCGTCGGTTACTAACCTTTGGGCTTTGGAGTGATACTTACTCAGTTGGTAGCGGTCGGCAATCAACTCTGTACTTAGCTTACTGATAATTGGGTCGGGATGCGCCAGGAAATACCGTTCTGCGGTGAATCCTTCATTATGTATGTGCTCTGCCGCTTCCGTCAACATCTGCCTGTGCAGTGGGTTGTGGAAAGCCAGTTCATCCTCCTTCAAGTCATTGACTACGTATTCCGTTACCGTGATGGGAATTTCTTTCCCTTCCTCATCGGGAACGTTGCACAATACTTTCTCTCCGTAGCGTACTACCATTTGCAGAATAAGGCGCTCGTATTTGTAGAATTCCTGTCCTTCTTTTCCTTCTTGGGGGATATAAGATACGTATTCGGCAGCTTCCGGTGGAAGCGGTGCACCACCGTCAGGCATTTCTCCATCCATGGGATAAGGAGGCATGTCTTCAGGGTAGGGTGGTTGCATTCCGTCGGGAAGCGGTGCTTGTGTAGCGTCGCGGGCTGCATTATTCTTTCTTGTTTCCCGGTTTCTTTGTTCCGCCTGCTTCTCAGCCTGCGTTTCGCGTCGTTTGGCAACTTCCGAAACCAGCAGTTTGTCTT
Coding sequences within it:
- a CDS encoding M23 family metallopeptidase — protein: MNFNCIKTILIAATAMVSLNSFSQDLIARQAPIDRKLKSVDSLALQKQIRAEQSAYPGLSLYPTWNNEYVQAYGDAIVPESYKVDLTGFCMPTTHTKITDVFGYRPRRRRMHYGLDVKVFIGDTIRAAFDGKVRVVKNQGRRGYGKYIVIRHDNGLETVYGHLSKQIVEINQLVKAGEPIALGGNTGRSTGSHLHFETRFLGIPINPALMFDFEKQDIVADHYTFTKTKTSKGTARSMASGEGLFYKVKSGDTLSKIASRQGVSIDKLCQLNRITRKTILRPGQVLRCS
- a CDS encoding DUF1599 domain-containing protein — its product is MKDTKQQFEHVIAICRDLFSKKLHDYGPAWRILRPASVTDQIFIKANRIRSIETKGVTLVDEGIRSEFIAIVNYGIVGLIQLELGYAESADITNEEAMALYDKYAKTSLDLMLAKNHDYDEAWRSMRVSSYTDLILMKIYRTKQIESLSGQTLVSEGVDANYMDMINYSVFGLIKIEFGD
- a CDS encoding BT_3928 family protein, whose translation is METKQKHIIWKSWVNVCRFLLAAVFIFSGFVKAVDPLGSFYKIQDYLTAFGMAAWFPTYLQLLFAIVLSALEFSVGVFLFFGIRRRFATTLALLLMIVMTPLTLYLALANPVSDCGCFGDAWVLTNWETFGKNVVLFIAAVSVFKGGKQIIRFITAKMAWMVSMYTFFFVFVLSFYCLDNLPILDFRPYKIGKNIKEGMEIPEGAKPSVFESKFILEKDGKKQEFTLDNYPDSTWTFVETRTVLKEKGYEPPIHDFSIVSLETGEDLTDSILSDKGYTFLLVAHRIEKADDSNIDLINEIYDYSVEHGYGFYALTSSPEEQIELWRDKTGAEYPFCQMDDITLKTIIRSNPGLMLIKDGVILNKWSDNSLPDEYVLTDSLDKLELGQQKQESDLRTIGYVLLWFIIPLLMVIGVDILVVKRRERKREKNKELPQP
- the tpiA gene encoding triose-phosphate isomerase codes for the protein MRKNIVAGNWKMNKTLQEGIALAKELNEVLANEKPNCDVIICTPFIHLASVTPLVDPAKIGVGAENCADKESGAYTGEVSAAMVASTGAKYVILGHSERRAYYGETVAILEEKVKLALANGLTPIFCIGEVLEEREANKQNEVVAAQLASVFSLSAEDFSKIVLAYEPVWAIGTGKTATPDQAQEIHAFIRSLIADKYGKEVADNCSILYGGSAKPSNAKELFANPDVDGGLIGGAALKAADFKGIIDAFN
- a CDS encoding SPOR domain-containing protein gives rise to the protein MKKLGLLLIACFAFAAFASAQNNIVKSLERNVPGQGKVTIHQDARIEALIGQEYIPNGTENRVLKSQGYRVQVYAGNNTSRAKNEAHSVGSRIKEYFPELSVYTSFHSPRWLCRVGDFRSIEEADAMMRQLRATGVFKEVSIVKEQINIPL
- the folE gene encoding GTP cyclohydrolase I FolE; this translates as MLGKEEIVSPALDELKEHYQRIITLLGEDAEREGLLKTPERVAKAMLSLTKGYFMDPHEVLRSAKFKEEYSQMVIVKDIDFFSLCEHHMLPFYGKAHVAYIPNGYITGLSKIARVVDIFSHRLQVQERMTLQIKECIQETLNPLGVMVVVEAKHMCMQMRGVEKQNSITTTSDFTGAFNQAKTREEFMNLIRQNSFT